The genomic segment GACATACCGCACGCCCAGGAAGCGATAACAAAGGCGATGGTTGACCACAGGAACAGCCTCACTTCACCGACGCGTTTCGCCAGCCAGCCGGTGATAGGAATGGAGATAGCATTCGCCACCCCAAACGAGGTAATGACCCAGGTTCCCTGGCTCAACGATGAGCCAAGGTTCCCGGCGATGGTAGGGATCGCCACGTTTGCGATGGTGGAGTCCAGCACCTGCATGAATGTCGCAAGCGAGAGCGCAATAGTCATGATGACCAACTGCGCGCCTTCGAGCGGTTTTTGCGGCTTTTGCTGTTGCATAACGCTCACCTTCGGATTAACCGGCGTTTGCCTTCACGATGTCATCGATCAGCTTGTTGACCGGATCGAGGCTAATTTCACGGGCGTTACTTTCATAAGCCGGGCTGCTTCGTACCTGGCTTGCCAGAATCTGACCCTCGCGGTCAGCGGTATTGACCGTCACCAGCGTAGAGAGACCGATACGCAGCGGGTGGTCGGCTAGCTGTTTCTCATCCAGCTCGATACGCACGGGCAGGCGCTGAACCACTTTGATCCAGTTGCCGGTCGCGTTTTGCGCAGGCAACAGGGAGAAGGCGCTGCCGGTCCCCATATCGAGGCCCACCACCTTACCGGTGTACTTCACGTCATCGCCGTAGATATCGCTGACAACCGTCGCGGTCTGGCCGATACGCATATGGGCAAGCTGTGTCTCTTTGAAGTTCGCATCGACCCACAGATTGTTCGCCGGAACCACCGCCATCAGCGGCGTGGTGGTACTAATCTGTGCGCCAGGCTGCACGGAACGACGTGAGACGTAGCCGGTCATCGGGCTGACAATTTTGGTACGCTGCAGGGCAAGCCATGCGTTACGCACTTCGGTTGCCGCCTGCTTTACCGCAGGCTGATTTTCCAGGCTGGTGCCCAGCACCATCGCCTGGTTGGCGTTGAACTGTTGAGTGGCCACGTCCAGCTGTGCCTGGGCGCGGGTAACCGCATCGCGAGCGTGTTGCAACTCTTCACGGCCAATCAGGTTGGCGGTGCCGAGAGGCACGCGTCGATTCAGGTCGCTTTGTGCCTGCGCCAGTGCGGTTTTTTGCACGTCGATGTTGGCTTGTAGCTGTTTGCTGTTGATCATCAGCTGGCGCGTTTGACGCACGCTGGAGGCTAGCTGTGTCTGCGCTTTTTCAAACGTCTGTTGGGCGTCGGTCGGATCGAGCGTGACCAGTACATCCCCTTTTTGCACAAAGTCGGTATTATCAGCCCAGACTTTCGTCACGCTGCCCGACACCTGCGCCATAATCTGAACCTGGTTCCCTGCCACGTATGCATCGTCTGTTTCTTCAACGTGACGCAATACTAAAAACCAATAGATCCCATATGCCACGGCAATAATAATAAAGAGCAAGGTCAGCAGAAGTAGGGCACTCTTACGTTTGCCTTTCTTGTTGACCGGTTGCTGCGGGGGAGTGTTCTGCGCATTTGCGCTCATTGTTGTTCTCCACGATCTTCTTATTTTCACATCGGCTGAGCCGACCTGTTGTCAGAAAGGCCAGCAGTGTCACGTGCTGGCCTGTCGGTTTTCTTTTTAAATCTGGATTGTTGAGCGTGTCGTCGCGTTAGCGCAGCGCCTCAAGAATAGCACCATCTTGATCCATCTGATCAAGACGGGTCAGCAGCTTGCGAGTAATCTGCTCAAGCTGGTCACGCTCGGAGGTGCTGAGGGCAGACCAGAGTTGGTGCAGACAATTGTGCTGAGGTGGAAGCACCTCACGCAGGAATTCGTGGCCTTTATCGGTCAATTGCAGGTGTAAACAGCGGCGATCGTTGTCGCTTTCACGGCGTTCAATCCAGCCGCGTTTTTCCAGCTCATCGGCAATACGGGTCGCGTTGGTACGGGAAGAGCCCAGCGCGCAGCTCAGCTCAGACGGCTGAATACTGTGGTTTTCCTGAGACTCCAGCGTAATCAACGCCATAAACAACGTCTCGTTAATCCCTTGAGCTTTCAGCATCTTATTACGATTTTCCAGCAGTTTACCCTGCATGTGCATGCACAGGCGGGTCAGCAGGATTTCCTGATACGGGAACTCCTCGTGACGACTGGCGCGGAATTTAAGCATTTGTTCAATGGGCGTGAACGAACTATCCATTTGGGCATAACCTCATTAATTACAGCCGATATAGTAACGACAGTGACAAATAATGTAAATGTATTATTTGTGCGATTACATCCGCCAAATGTATGTCACCATCAGAAAGCGCCGGGTAAATCCGTGACCCGGTGAGCACAAATTGGGTGAAGCGAGGATGTGAGGACGGGGGGCTGAGCTATTCATGCTATTAGTAAATATGTCACCCACATTAAAATTTCTGGGATAAATGATTATGTTTACATTAACAGACTGCACAGTCCCTTAATACCCTAAGGGGCTTAAAGCAATGTAAAACTTAGTGAATTGCGTCCTGACGATGGTAGCCCCGCCACCAGACGAGCAGGTTCAACGCGGCGGCGACTGCCCCTATCGTACACACGCCTGCCCAGCCGGCATGTTGCCATGCCGAGGCGGAGATCAACGATCCCGTAGCCCCGCCAATGAAGTAGCTGGTCATGTAACCGGCGGTAAGGCGGTTACGTGCTTCTGGCTTCACGCGATAAATAACAGTCTGATTGGTGATATGGACCCCCTGGACGGTGAGGTCGAGCAGCAGTATACCGACAATCAGCGCCAGCACCGACGAATGTCCGAACCAGATGGCGGCCCATGAGAGCAACAGCAATACCAGCCCGGCAGACGTGGTCAGGTGGGACTTACCTTTGTCGGCCAGCCCGCCAGCAGGACGCGCACCCAGTGCGCCCGCCGCGCCCGCCAGACCAAACAGCCCAATCATCCCTTCGGAATAGTTAAACGGTGGTGAGGCCAGCAGAAAAGCCATCGATGTCCAGAGAATGCTGAAGTTGGCGAAAGTGAAACACCCCAGCATTGCGCGGGTGCGCAGCAGTTTATCCTGTGTGAAAAGGCTGAAAACGGAGGCCAGAAGCTGCGGGTAGTTCAGGTGGTTCTCCGGTTTCACTTTAGGCAGGCCTCGCCACAGCGCCAGCGCCATGATCGCCATAAGCACGCTTGCCACCCAGTACACGGTGCGCCAGCCGCCCAGGCTTGCCAGTAAACCGGCGACGGTACGCGCCAGCAAAATGCCCAATAGCAGGCCGCTCATGATTGTGCCTACCACTTTGCCGCGTTTTTCCGGCGAGGCGAGCGTCGCGGCCAGTGGGACCAGGATCTGCGCCACCACCGAAAACAGCCCGGTCAGGGCGGTACCGACGATCATCATGGTTAATGACTGACTGCTGGCGGTGATCAACATGCCGCCCGCCGCCAACAGCGTCATTGACACTATCAGCATTCGGCGTTCAAACATGTCGCCGAGCGGGACCAGCAGCAGCAAGCCGGCGGCATAGCCAAGCTGTGCGGCGGTAACAATGAAGCCTGCCGAGCTGGCGGAAAGGTTAAAGGCGCGGGCGATGGTATCAAGCAGAGGTTGCGCATAATAGTTACTGGCGACAGCCAGACCCGTTGCCACGGACATTAAAAGGATCAGGGCCGGGCTAAGCCCGTGAGGTGTTTTAGTCATGAGGTTCAGGAATCGTGAGTGAGGTGATTATTTTCCGGAAACCATAATAACTAATGATTGTGAATGTGGGGGGATTGTTGTGTGTGAGTTTGTGCGGTTTAACCTCTTCCCCCTCAGTCCGGAGGGGGAGGAGGTAAGGGTTATGTTTCTTACTTCTGCGCCTCAAGCGCCTCTTTTACCCAGCCATCGAACTGCTGCTGGTGGGCTTTGATCCAGCCGTCAACGTGGCCTTTCACATCGGCTTCTGAAGATTTTCCTTCGTGCATCATGGCATTTTGAGCGTTGATATCCGCCAGCGGCAGTTTCATCACCGAGAACAGCTTCGCGGCCGCCGGGTTTTTCTCAGCCCAGGCTTTGTTAGCCACAATATGCATGGTATTCACCGGGAAGCCATAGTTCATGCCGTTCGGCAGTTTGGTGTCGATCTCTTTCTGCTCGCCCGGCAGAGAGGAGAACGGTACCTGCAGCCAGACCACGTCTTTACCCGGCTTCAGCACGTCGCTGACCCAGTACGGCGTCCAGGTATAATAAATGACCGGTTTACCCTCTTTAAAGCGGGCAATTGTATCGGCCATCATCGCCGAGTAGTTACCGTGGCTCACATCGACGGTCTTCGCCAGGTCAAAGGCTTTATTCTGGTGGTTAATCACCGCTTCGCAACCCCAGCCAGGCGAGCAGCCCATCATATCGGCTTTGCCGTCGCCGTTGGTGTCGAACAGTCTGGCGATCTTCGGATCTTTAAGCTGTTCAATATTGGTGATGTGATACTTATCGGCAGTTTTCTTGTCGATCAGATACCCCTGCGCTGCGCCGGTCACGAAGGTCCCTTCGCGGTAGAATTTCTTATCACCGCCCGCTGCGGCGTACATATCGTCGTGCAGCGGCTGCCAGTTCACGGCGGTAAAGGTGGCATCACCGGAGGCAATCGAGGTGTAGCCTACGTTGTAATCTACTTCACTGGCGGTATTGACCGTATAGCCCAGTTTTTCCAGCGCACGGCTGACAATCTGGGTCTGGAAGGACTCTTCTGAAATGGTGCTCTGTACCGGCTGCACGGTAATGCCTTTGCCCGGCAGGTCAGCTGCAATTGCGCTGGTGGAGACAAGGGCCGCCAACGTTGTGGAAAAAAGTACGCAATGTCGCATCGTTGCTCCTTATTTTACGAATGGGCGGGTGATGAACCCGACGGGGCCGGTGGTATACCAGCGACGGTTGCCGCGACTGCGGGAATCACGACCGACAGCCTGGGTCAGGCGGTCAAGGATAATGGCGAGGATCACGATGCCGACACCGCCGACGGTCGCCAGCCCCATATCGAGACGGCCAATACCCCGCAACACCATCTGGCCCAGACCGCCAACGGCAATCATCGAGGCGATCACCACCATCGAGAGAGCCAGCATCAGCGTCTGGTTAACGCCCGCCATAATGGTCGGCATCGCCAGCGGGAGCTGAACTTTAAACAGCATCTGGCGCGGGCTGGCGCCGAAAGAGCGCGACGCCTCAATCAGATCGGCTGGCACCTGGTTAATCCCGAGGATTGTCAGACGAATAATCGGCGGCAGGGCGAAGATAATGGTCACTACCACGCCAGGCACGTTGCCAATTCCGAACAGCATCACAATCGGCACCAGGTAGACGAAGGCTGGCGTCGTCTGCATTGCATCCAGTAGCGGACGAATAATCTTCGCTGCCCGTGGGCTGCGCGCCAGCCAAATTCCCACCGGCAAGCCAATGACCACGCAGAAGAGCAGGGCGGTCAGCACCAGCGCCAGCGTGATCATCGCCTGCGACCACGCGCCAATGGCGCCAATGGCAATCAGTGAAATCAGCGTGGCAACTCCCATGCCAGCGCTGCCAATTTGCCAGGCGATCAGGGAGAACAGAATAATGGCGACCGGTGCCGGCATGCCCAGCATCAACTGCTGGAAACCGTTGAGGATATAATCCACCGGGACGCGGATCCCCTGGAACACCGGACGGAAATGGGTTACCACCCAGTCGATCCCTTGCGTGACCCAGCTATCGAGCGGGATCAGCGTTTTGTGGAATGGATCCATGATATTGAAATGTTCTGGCGCAGGCGCAGGTGCGCTGTTCAACCAGTCTGCCGTACCGCCGCTATCGGCGGGTGCTGGCGTGGAACCCCACGCATCGGCAGATTGTGCAGCGCTGTCGGCTGCTTCAGTGGTGCCCCACGGGTTAGTTTGATCGGTCATTGTGTGCCCCCTCGCGATCTAAAGCCTGCAGCAACATGCGTTTTGAGATGATGCCGACGTACTGTTGTTCCTCCCCCACAACCGGTACGGCACAAGGCGCCTGACCTACATGTGAGAGCAACTCGCTGAGCGGCGTTTCGGCATCCACGGCAAGCGGTGAATCGATTAACGCCGCATCGATCCCCAGGTTTTCGCTAAGGGCGGTTTTCAGGGAGTCGATGGAGACAATGCCAACAAATTTATTGCCGCGCTCGACCAGATAACCGTATTCACGGTCTTCGTCCTGCAGCAGCTTAAGCGCGGAGCGCGGGCCGAAACCTGGCGTTTTACGAATGATGCCGTTAGGGGTTCGACGGGCAATATCCTTGGCGCTGAACACCTGGCTAATATCCACGCCGCGAAAGAAAGTACGCACATAGTCATTGGCCGGATTATTCAAAATGTCATCCGGTGTGCCGACCTGTACCACTTCGCCATTTTGCATAATGGCAATACGGTCGCCAATGCGCATAGCTTCATCCAGATCGTGGGAAATAAAGACCACGGTACGCTGATGCTTAGCCTGTAATTTTACCAGTTCATCCTGCATTTCGGTGCGAATTAATGGATCGAGCGCCGAGAACGCTTCATCCATTAATAAAATGTCTGGATTGATCGCCAGTGCGCGGGCTAATCCGACACGCTGGCGCATACCGCCGGAAAGTTCATCCGGATAACCGTGCGCGTAGTTTTCAAGCCCGACCTGACGTAACGCATCGAGCGCTTTTTCTTTACGCTCTTCGGCATTCACGCCGGCTAATTCCATACCAAAGGCGGTATTATCCAGTACCGTCATATGCGGCATCAATGCGAATGACTGGAACACCATCGCAATCTTCTTTCTGCGCACCTCACGAAGCTCGGCATCTGATATTTTAGCGATATCGACACCGTCAATCAGAACCTGTCCGCGGGTGGGTTCAATCAGGCGATTGAGAAGGCGAACCATAGTGGATTTACCCGAGCCGGATAACCCCATGATGACGAAAATCTCGCCTTCTTCAATGGCCAGACTGGCGTCTTTAACGCCAAGCGATAGCCCCGTTTTTTCCAGAATTTGCTCTTTGGTAAGTCCTTTATCAATATATTTGAATGCGCGCTGTGGATGCTCGCCAAATACTTTATAAAGATTTTTCACTTCTAATTTAATTGCCATGCAATAAAAAATGTCCTGTTATTTGTATATGTCGATATGATTACCATGGTAAATAGTTAGCTGGCATTACCCTAACATACTCAGAATCTGAGACAACCCTGCCACGGCGGGTTGTGGTGATTTTTACATAAGCGAAACGGCTGAATTTCCCATGATTAAAGGGCTGAGCAGGCGTTGAATTTTTCTGATTTTTTTGCTTCTGCATCGGAGAATTTCGCCTGAATCGGAGGTATTCAGGCGAATATGACGTGGAAATTACAGTGTAGATGCCATAGAAATATTATGTGGAAATAAAGATGATTTATAGTAAATTAATGAGCGTTAACTTGCGCATTAAAAGTCCCAATCTTCATCCTCAGTTTCTACCGCTTTACCCATCACATATGACGATCCGGACCCGGAGAAAAAGTCATGGTTTTCGTCGGCATTTGGCGAGAGCGCCGCCAGAATGGCCGGATTCACCGCCGCCATTTCCGCCGGGAATAGCGCCTCGTAGCCAAGGTTCATCAGCGCTTTATTGGCGTTGTAGCAAAGGAACGCTTGTACGTCCTCCTCCCAGCCGCTGCCAGCGTAGAGTTCTGCGGTATAGCTCAGCTCGTTATCGTACAGATCCATCAGCAAATCGAGCGCAAAGCTTTTTAGCTCCTCACGCTTAGCGTCGCTGACTTTCTCCAGCCCTTTCTGGTACTTGTAACCAATATAATACCCGTGAACCGCCTCATCACGAATGATCAGGCGAATTAAATCGGCGGTGTTGGTGAGCTTGCCGCGGCTCGACCAGTACATCGGCAGCCAGAAGCCGGAATAGAAGAGAAATGATTCCAGAAACACGCTGGCGATCTTTTTCTTCAGCGGCTCGTCGGCCCGATAATAGTCCAGCACCAGGTTTGCCTTACGCTGCAGCGATGCGCTCTCTTCACTCCAGGCGTAAGCGGCATCGACATCTTTGGTCTGGCACAGCGTGGAGAAAATCGAGCTATAGGAACGGGCATGGACCGCTTCCATAAAGCTAATGTTCGACATCACCGCCTCTTCGTGCGGTGTCAGCGCGTCACGCATCAGCGCAGGCGCGCCGACGGTGTTCTGAACAGTGTCGAGCAGCGTCAGGCCGGTGAAGACGCGGATCGTCAGTTGCTGCTCGCTGTGGCTCAGCGTTTGCCAGGCTGGAATATCGTTCGAGAGGGGCACTTTTTCCGGCAGCCAAAAGTTGCTGGTCAGTCGGTTCCACACCTCCAGGTCTTTATCATCCTGAATCTTATTCCAGTTAACGGCGCTCACGCATGACAGTTTCATCCTTTCTCCTTACAGTGCGCAGGACACGCAGCCTTCAATTTCGGTGCCTTCCAGCGCAAGCTGGCGCAGGCGAATGTAGTACAGCGTCTTAATGCCTCTCTTCCAGGCGTAGATCTGCGCTTTGTTAATATCCCGCGTGGTGGCGGTATCCGGGAAAAACAGCGTCAACGACAGCCCTTGATCCACGTGCTTCGTCGCCTCTGCATAGGTATCGATGATCTTCTCAGGACCGATTTCATACGCGTCCTGGTAGAGGGCCAGGTTCTCATTGGTCATAAAAGGGGCGGGGTAATAAACGCGCCCGGTTTTACCTTCCTTGCGGATCTCAATTTTCGACACAATCGGATGAATGCTCGACGTGGCGTGGTTGATATAGGAGATAGACCCGGTTGGCGGCACGGCCTGCAGGTTCTGGTTATAGATACCGTAGCGCATCACATCGTCGCGTAGCTTAAGCCACATTTCGCGCGTGGGGAGTGTGATACCGGCGCGGGCAAACAGCGCCCTAACTTTCTCCGTTTTCGGCTGCCAGTCACCTTCCAGATACTGGCTGAAATACGCCCCGCTGGCGTAGCGAGACTGCTCAAAGCCCGCGAAACACTGGTTACGCTCGCGCGCCAGCAGCATCGAGGTATGCAGCGCATGCCAGGTGATGGTATAGAAATAGAGGTTAGTGAAATCCAGCCCTTCAGCGCTGCCGTAGGCGATACCTTCCCGCGCCAGATAGCCGTGCAGGTTCATCTGACCAAGGCCGATGGCGTGCGAGGCGGCATTGCCCGCTTCAATGGACGGCACGCTGCGGATGTGGCTCATATCTGATACCGCCGTTAGCCCGCGAATGGCGGTCTCTACCGTGCGGCCAAAATCGGGTGAATCCATCGTATGAGCAATATTCAGCGACCCGAGGTTACAGGAAATATCTCTCCCGATATCCGCATACTCCAGATCCTCGTTATATGCCGAGGCGCTATTGACCTGCAAAATCTCCGAGCACAGGTTACTCATGTTGATGCGCCCGGCTATCGGGTTGGCGCGGTTCACCGTGTCTTCGTACATGATGTACGGATAACCGGATTCAAACTGGATCTCCGCCAGCGTCTGGAAAAAATCGCGGGCGTTGATGTACTTCTTGCGAATACGCGGGTCGGATACCAGCGCGTCGTACCGTTCGCTGATGGCGACGTCGCCGAAGGCTTTGCCGTAAATACGCTCAATATCGTAAGGCGAAAACAGCGCCATGTCGGCGTTCTCTTTGGCAAGCGCAAAGGTGATATCGGGGATCACGACGCCCAACGACAGGGTTTTAATGCGGATTTTTTCGTCGGCGTTTTCACGTTTGGTATCCAGAAAACGCAGAATATCCGGATGGTGCGCATGCAGATAGACCGCTCCGGCCCCCTGACGCGCCCCTAGCTGGTTGGCGTAAGAGAACGCATCTTCCAGCATTTTCATTACCGGGATCACCCCGGATGACTGGTTTTCAATACGTTTAATCGGCGCGCCCGCTTCACGCAGGTTAGAGAGCAAAAACGCCACGCCGCCGCCGCGCTTAGACAGCTGCAGCGCCGAGTTTACCGCGCGACCAATCGACTCCATATTGTCTTCAATGCGCAGCAGGAAGCAGGAGACCAGCTCGCCGCGCTGGGCTTTTCCGCAGTTGAGAAAAGTGGGAGTAGCGGGCTGAAAGCGCCCGGAAAGGATCTCTGCGGTGAGCCGTTCAGCCAGCGTCTCATCCCCTTGCGCCAGCGTCAGCGCGACCATCACCGTGCGATCTTCAAAGCTCTCCAGGTAGCGTTTGCCGTCAAAAGTTTTCAGGGTGTAGCTGGTGTAATACTTCCATGCCCCGAGGAAGGTCTTGAAACGGAAACCGCTGGCATAGGCCTGCGCAAACAGCTTCCTGACAAAGGGGCGATCGTAACGGGCCAGCACGCGTTCTTCGTAATAGCCTTCATTGACCAGATAGTCGAGACGTTCATCCTGGCTGGCGAAGGTCACGCTGTTAGGACGGACGTGGGTGGCAAAAAACGCATCAACTGCATCATGATCTTTGTCAAACTGGATACGTCCGTCGCGATCGTAAAGGTTCAGCATGGCGTTTAATGCGTGGTAATCCGGTGCCGCCTGAATTAGAGGTTCTGCAGTTGTTGTTGCCAAAATTGGTTCACTCCTTTACGCACGTTTTCGACGTCCTGCTGTGTCCCCATCAGTTCAAAGCGATAGAGATACGGGACGCCGCATTTTTGAGAGATGACATCTCCGGCGCGGCCAAAGGCATCGCCGAAGTTGCGATTGCCCGCCGCAATGACGCCGCGGATCAACTGCCGGTTATGGGGATCGTTGAGAAAGCGGATCACCTGGCGAGGCACCGCCCCAGCCGTACCGCCTCCGCCATAGCTGGGCACCACCAAAATGTACGGTTCGTCTACCTGAATGCGCTCTCGTTCGTTGAGGGGAATACGCGTTGCTGGCAGCCCGAGACGCTCCATAAAGCGAAGCGTATTCTCCGAGCTGCTGGAGAAGTACACCAGCCCACTCATGCACGGGGGGCCTGGGCGGCCAGTTGGTTAATCATGTCCGGGCGAAAGCCGGACCAGCTGGTTTCACCCGCGACCACCACCGGCAGTTGACGGAACCCTTGCGCGCGTAGCGTGTCGGCGGCATCAGGTATCAGGTCGATGTTGACCATCTCAAATGCCACGCCACGGCTTTCCATCGCGCGTTTTGTTGCGTGGCATTGAACACAATCGCTACGAGTGTAAATAATAATGCTCATGATTCGTATTTCCATTTAGAATAAAAGTGCGGCGCGATTGTACGCGTCATGTAGTGCGACTCTTGCTAAAGGAAATACTAGATGTAGTTGTGAAAAGTTTCAACCATACAACATATGGGAATTATAGCGTGATGATGCCACGATGATGAGCATAGCGGGGCAGGGCAAGCTGTACGAGTTTTTCAGGCGCAGGGGCAAAGAAACGCCCCGGAGCCAGAGGCTACCGGGGCCGATGAACATCACTTACTTACGCAGGCTGAGCAGGGCACCAACAAAAATACCCACAGCGGCGACGGTACCCAGCGCGCACAGCGGTTTATCACGCATGAAAGTATTGGCACAGCTTACCGCGTCGCAGGCAGCCTGTGTCGCACGCGAACGTCCGTTCATCCGGGCACGTGTTTCACGGAGTAAAGACTGAGCCTTACGTTTTGCGGCATCGGCTTCATCCTTAGCGTCAGTTCCCCAGGATTTCAGCACCTCTTCCAGCGTATCCGCTAATTGACTGACATCGTGACGAATATCCTGAGCGTTGTCGTTAATATCGTTTCGGTTCGGTCTGTTAAACATACGATCCTCCGTAATATGTGTTCCCGTTTAGTTTAGTTCAGAAATGTAATATCTGAAGCGAGTCATCTCTTATCAGGGCGTTTATGGAATATTCTGAAAGCCCTGCGAAGGCTGAATACGGTAAGGTTGCCGGGCAGGAATGATAACGAGGAAAAGATATGTATTTACGACCC from the unidentified bacterial endosymbiont genome contains:
- a CDS encoding DUF883 domain-containing protein codes for the protein MFNRPNRNDINDNAQDIRHDVSQLADTLEEVLKSWGTDAKDEADAAKRKAQSLLRETRARMNGRSRATQAACDAVSCANTFMRDKPLCALGTVAAVGIFVGALLSLRK
- the nrdH gene encoding glutaredoxin-like protein NrdH; the encoded protein is MSIIIYTRSDCVQCHATKRAMESRGVAFEMVNIDLIPDAADTLRAQGFRQLPVVVAGETSWSGFRPDMINQLAAQAPRA